The following is a genomic window from Coriobacteriia bacterium.
GCCGTCGCCGAGCAGGTTGGCAAGACGCGCAATCGAGCGCCCGTACGCGAGCGGATCGTTGAAGGGCTCGGTGAAGCGCTGGCTGACAAGGACGGCGAAGTTGGTGTAGCCGGTCTTGGACTCGGCGAAGCTGTGGCCGTTGACCGTCACGACGTCGCCATAGCTCTCGGTCGTGACCTCCCCGTAGGGGTTCATGCAAAACGTGCGCACCGTGTCGCCGAACGTCTTCGTGTGGTAGATGAGTTTCGCCTCGTAGAGGGGCGTGGTGAGGCGCTCCATCACCGGCGCCGGGCACTCGACACGCACACCGATATCGACCGCATTGTTCGCGAGCGGAATCCTCAGCGCCTGGGCCTGCTGAGCGAGCCAATCGGCGCCCTCACGCCCCGGTGCGGCGATGACAGCGTCAGCTCGCACGGTGCTGCCATCGGAAAGCTCGACGCCGATGACGCGCCCTTCCTCGGCAAGAATCCGGACCGCCGCCACCTCCGTCCGGATCTCTACGCCCACCTGCTCGAGGTGCTCCCTCATGGCGTCGAGCACCTTGGGGGATCGCTCGGTACCCAAGTGCCGGATTCGCATGGGGATGAGCTTCATGCCGGCAAGCGTCGCCTCGTGCTGGAGCGCGGTCGCGGTCTCGGCATCCGGCCCGTGGACCTCTTCAACGGCGCCGAACTCGAGCCACAGCCCATCCGCGTAGGACAGCAACTCCTCGAGCGCCGGCTTCTCAACGTAGTCCGGCAGCCAGCCGCCGACCTCCGTGGTCAAGGTGAGTTTGCCATCGGAGAACGCGCCGGCCCCTCCCCACCCGGTCATGATGTCGCACGTCCTGCAGCCCACGCACGCCGTCTCGCGCGCCGGGCACCGCCGCTTGGAGATCGCATGACCCTTCTCGACGATGAGCACCCGGTCGACTCCTCTGCGGGTGAGCTCCAGAGCCGCGAAGATGCCGGCCGGGCCAGCTCCAACGATGATGACTTGAGTGGCGTCTGACACGCGTGATCTCCTTGCGCTGCGACGCGCGCTGCGCCCTACAGCTCGCGCGCGGGATTCGTGAACTTGGTGTACTGCTCGATGAAGACCAGGTCGGCGGTGCCGAGCGGGCCGTTGCGGTGCTTCGCCACGATGATCTCGGCTGTGCCCAGATCGGGTCGGCCTTCTTCCGGCTCTGCACCTTGCTGGGTCACTCGATCGATGAACATGACGACGTCGGCGTCCTGCTCGATAGCTCCGGACTCACGCAGGTCGGACAGCTGCGGACGCTTGCCTGCCCGCTTCTCGACCTCACGAGAGAGCTGCGAGAGCGCAAGCACGGGGACCTTGAGCTCTTTGGCGAGGATCTTGAGTCCCCGCGATATCTCCGCGATCTCCACTTGCCGGTTCTCGGAGCGCCGGCCCTGCGGCTGCATCAGCTGCAAGTAGTCGACGATGATGAAGCCGTCGGGTCGGTCGCGCAGCTGCCTGCGGGCCTTTGCCCTCACCTCAAGAATCGAGATTGCCGGGGTGTCGTCCACCCAGATGTTGAGCTCGTGCAGGCGAGACATGGAGTGGTGCAGCTTCGGCCAATCCTCGTCTCGCACACGCCCGGTGCGGATATCTTGCAGGCTCACGCGCGCCTCCGAGCCCACGACGCGCTGCACCAGCTGCTCCGCCGACATCTCGAGGGAGAAGACCGCGACCGACGCGCCGCCCTTTGCGGCCTCGACCGCTAAGTTGAGGGCGAAAGCGGTCTTGCCGACCGAGGGGCGTGCGGCGAGGATGATCAGGTCCCCGGGATGGAAGCCGGACAGGATGTCATCGAGACGCGTGTAGCCGGTCCGCACGCCCGTGACGTGGACGTCCTTCTTGGAAAGCTCCTCGATCGTGTGCATCGAGCTCAGTAGCAGCTTCTGGATGTCCTGGAAGTTGCTCGAGACCCGCTTGTTCGTCACCTCAAAGATCAGCTGCTCGGCCTTCTCAACCACGCTCGCCTCTTCATCAGGCGCGTCGTAACCGAGCGCGACCACCCTGGTGCCGGCATCGATGAGCTGCCGCAGCATGGAGTTCCTGCGAACGATCTCGGCGTAGCGGTGCCAGTTGGCCGTCGTCGGCACTGCGTCGGACAGATCGAGCAGGTACGGCTTGCCGCCCGAGGGCTCAAGTTCACCCTTCACGTCGAGCCGGTCGGCCACTGAGACGTGGTCGACGGGGGACGAGCGTGCGTACAGCTCGTACATCGCCTCGAAGATACGCCCGTGAGCAAGCCGGTGGAAATCCTCACGCTTGAGCATCCCCAGGGCGCCTTCAAGCGCCTCCGAGGACAGGAGCATCGAGCCAAGCACCGCCTGTTCGGCCTCTACGTTGTGGGGCGGGATGCGCTCGGCACGGCGCACACCGTCATCGGCTCTGTCGCCGTCAGCCATACTCCCCGTCCCTCCCTTTCGGCCTCGTGAGCGATGCGATGATAGCGCGCCGGCCTGACACTGCAGGGAGGCCTGAGGATCTTCCACAGGCCCTGGTGGATAGTTCGCCCCTGCTCACCAGCGAGAATCTGACTTGTCCCCCGAATCCACAGAATCATGGAGCAAGCCTCAGGCACGCCCACGCGACGGGGGCCGCCTCGTGATCATCACGACGACGGCCCCCGAACCACTGGTGCTTGGACTACTACTTGACCGAGTCGACCTCGGAGTCGGCGTCCTGCGCCTCGTCCTCAGCTTCGGCCTCCTCGAACTCAGCCGGGGCCTCGACGGCCTCGCCCATGTCGGCGTCAGCCTCGTCGCCCTCAGTTGCGTCCGTCATCTCGACAGACTTGACCTCGGGTGCGACGGCCTCGGCGACGGCGCCCTCGGCGACCACGTCAACCGTGACCTGCGCCTTGACCTCGCGATAGATCGAGATGTCGACGACGTGCGGACCCATGTCCTTGATGTGACCATGAGTCTCGATCTTGCGACGGTCGATATCGACGCCGAGCTGCTCGAGGATGGCCTCATGCACCATCGGAGCCGTCACGGAGCCGAACAGTCGACCTTCCTCGCCCACCTTCGCGGCGATGGTCACGGTCTTGCCGTCGAGCGCGGCTGCGAGTGAACCAGCGTCGCCGAGACGCTGATCCTCACGCTTGCCGATGTTGTGCAAACGCTGCTGAAGCTGCTTCACGTTGCCCGGCGTCGCCTCGATGGCGATCTTGCGGGGAAGCAGGTAGTTGACCGCGAATCCGCGAGCGACATCGATGACGTCGCCCTCTCCTCCACGGCCCTTCAGCTCCTGCATCAGGATGACCTTCATGACTTCTCCTTCAGGCGACCGCTGGTTTAACGGCCCTTGCCGATGCGACCACTGACGACGGGAACGGTGTAGGGCAGCAGGGCCATCTCACGGGCACGCTTGATGGCCGTCGACAGCCTGTGCTGGTGCTGAGCGCAGTTGCCCGATACGCGGCGGGGCTTGATCTTGCCGCGGTCGGTCACGAACTTGCGCAGCATCTGCGAATCTTTGTAGTCGATGTACTCCGAGTGATCTTTGCAGAACTGGCAGTACTTACGACGGGGCTTGCGACCGTAATCGGTCATGTTCACTGACCTCCTTCCGCGATTCTCTTCGCGGGACTCGTGATGGTGCCCTCACGGGCAGGGTGGTTCGTCTAGAACGGAATATCGTCTTCGAGGGTCTCGGACGGGCCGGCCGTGGGGGCCGCCGGGGGCGTGTAGCCACCAGCTGCTCCGCCTTCACTGCGCGACGACATGAACTCGATATCATCAGCGATGATCTCGACCTTGCTGCGCTTGTCGCCTTCCTTGGTTTCCCACTGACTCCAGCGCAGCTTGCCCTCGACGGCGACCTTCGAGCCCTTTGAGAGGAACCGCGAGAGCGACTCTCCGCGCGAGCCGAATACGGTCACGTCGAAGAAGTTGGGAACGTCCTCCCACTCGCCCGACTGCGCGTTCTTGCGACGATCGTTGACGGCGATGCCCATCTTCAACACGGACATGCCGCTGGGCGTCGCACGCAGCTCGGGATCGCGTGTGAGGTTGCCTGATATGACGACTCGGTTGATGCTCATCTTGAAACCACCTTCGTACGTACACGGATACGGACACCTGTCCGGGCCGTGCTTCGGGCCAGCGGGGACTATTCCTTGTCCTCGCGACGCACGAGCATATAACGGACCACGGAATCGGTGATGTGCAGCACGCGGTCCAGCTCGGCGATAGCGGCCGGCGCGGTGTGGAAGTCGATGAGGGTGTAATCACCCTCGGTGAGTTTGTCGAGCTCAAAGGCGAGCTTGCGCTTGCCCCACGGATCGACGTTGTCCACCACGCCCCCGTCTGCTGTGATCACGTTCTGGACCTTGTCCAGGACGGCAGCACGGGACTCCTCGTCGAGGGAGGGGTTAAGCAGAAGCAACAGTTCGTAAGCCTTCACTTTGTCACCTCCTCTGGGCTAAGCGGCCCCGGGACTGTGAAGGCAGAAGCCCGGAGCAGGATGTGAGCCCGCAGAGTGTATCACCGGCCCGCAGGTGCTGCAACATACTCCCAAACCGGTCTGACACGGGCTGACTGAATAGGATATGGCGCTCGAACGCGCTACGAGAGAGCAAGTAGGTGACGCCCAGCAGGGTCGCGACCAGTAGCCCGAGCCCTCCCCAAGTGACCGCTGCGGACAACGTCCGAGTCGTTGGAGTCGACGGGACCGGCGTTGATTCGCTCCCGTGCGAGCCCTTCGCGGGACGCACGCCCTGGGTGAGGGCACTCCGCAATCCGCGCCCCGATGGCCGCCCGTCTGCTGAGGAGACGAGGCTGTCGCGCACGATAGCAGTGGTCTCGCGGACGGAGGTCCCCAACCGCGCGAGAAGAGACGAGCCACCACTCGACCGCACACCGAGACCGGAACCGTAGCCACCTACGGCCACCACGGCTGGCGAGATGGCGGCCGCATCGGCCACGTAGGCCGGTAGCGGGACCGTCACGCCCTCCGGAACCATCACAGAGACATCATCCGAACCCCGCACCGGGCTCACCCCGGGCTCGGTCACGCGACCTACTTCCGGTGAGAGCGACGGCGCTGCAGGCGCGGTCGTGGGTGCGGGCCCGGACTCCGCTTGCGCGACCGGTACGTCCACGATCGGCTCAACCGCCGGCACAAAGCCCGAGATCACCCCCGGCTGGGAGACGCTCTCCGCCGGCACCGCCGGGCGCTCGGTCGGAGGCGCAACGCCAGCCAACAAGCTTCCGGGATCCAGGTAGACGCCCTGACGGCGCAGGCTGACGTGCAGATGCGTCTGCAGTGAGGACGGGTCTCCGGTGCTGGCGAGTCGTCCGATGGAGTCCCCCTGCGCCACGCGCTGGCCCTTCTCCACATCGATTCGCTCGAGCGGAGACAGGCTGATCACGTCGTCGCCGCAGCGGACACTGACAACGAGCACCGAACCGCCCGCCTGACCCGGTACTCGACCGGCGAACGAGACTTCGCCTGCCACCGGAGAAACAACGGGGTCCCCAGCGGAAGCCGCAACGTCAACTCCGCGGTGCAGGGCGCTGCCGTCCTCGGACCCGTAGCTCTCGCCGAAGCCGAGCAAGACCTGAACGCCGAAAGCGACCGAGACCTGCTGCCCCCCAAGGACCGCAGCCATCAGGCCGACCAAGGCGACCGCTCGCGCATATGAACGCACCATCGATGACACCCCACCTCACATGGCGGGGAGCGGAGAGTTTGGGGGCTTCACGAACACATGTTCGCCACTGTTGAGCGAATTCCTGCTCTGTCATGAAGAATGGCCGGCCACCAAGAGGCGGTGCCGACCATCTGGAGTATCTGCTGGAGCGGGTGACCGGACTCGAACCGGCAACTTTCAGCTTGGGAAGCTGACGCTCTACCATTGAACTACACCCGCACGCCGATGCAGTGTAAACCAGTGTTCGCCGGACGGGCAACGAGCGCGGAGCGTCGATCAAGCCAGCCGCGGCGACTCAACCCCCGGTGCGTGACCGCACCTTCAGCAATCGAGCGACGATCGCCGACACATCAGGCGGCGGCGCAGGCGGCGCCCCGGACGCATCCGCCATCAACCACTCCACCACACCGACGGCCTCACGGAGCGCACCCAGCGCGACCAAGTCGTCGTCGAACTCCAGTCGCACCCGGAACACCCCGCGCCCGTCGTGCGCAAAATCC
Proteins encoded in this region:
- a CDS encoding FAD-binding protein, coding for MSDATQVIIVGAGPAGIFAALELTRRGVDRVLIVEKGHAISKRRCPARETACVGCRTCDIMTGWGGAGAFSDGKLTLTTEVGGWLPDYVEKPALEELLSYADGLWLEFGAVEEVHGPDAETATALQHEATLAGMKLIPMRIRHLGTERSPKVLDAMREHLEQVGVEIRTEVAAVRILAEEGRVIGVELSDGSTVRADAVIAAPGREGADWLAQQAQALRIPLANNAVDIGVRVECPAPVMERLTTPLYEAKLIYHTKTFGDTVRTFCMNPYGEVTTESYGDVVTVNGHSFAESKTGYTNFAVLVSQRFTEPFNDPLAYGRSIARLANLLGDGILVQRYSDLKAGRRSTPERIAQGLAEPTLHGATPGDLSAVLPYRHLTDIIEFLEALDALVPGIAGPSTLMYGVEVKFYSSRLEVDSTLRTRIEGLYAVGDGAGITRGLVQAGASGVIAARAIASGAA
- the dnaB gene encoding replicative DNA helicase; the protein is MADGDRADDGVRRAERIPPHNVEAEQAVLGSMLLSSEALEGALGMLKREDFHRLAHGRIFEAMYELYARSSPVDHVSVADRLDVKGELEPSGGKPYLLDLSDAVPTTANWHRYAEIVRRNSMLRQLIDAGTRVVALGYDAPDEEASVVEKAEQLIFEVTNKRVSSNFQDIQKLLLSSMHTIEELSKKDVHVTGVRTGYTRLDDILSGFHPGDLIILAARPSVGKTAFALNLAVEAAKGGASVAVFSLEMSAEQLVQRVVGSEARVSLQDIRTGRVRDEDWPKLHHSMSRLHELNIWVDDTPAISILEVRAKARRQLRDRPDGFIIVDYLQLMQPQGRRSENRQVEIAEISRGLKILAKELKVPVLALSQLSREVEKRAGKRPQLSDLRESGAIEQDADVVMFIDRVTQQGAEPEEGRPDLGTAEIIVAKHRNGPLGTADLVFIEQYTKFTNPAREL
- the rplI gene encoding 50S ribosomal protein L9, encoding MKVILMQELKGRGGEGDVIDVARGFAVNYLLPRKIAIEATPGNVKQLQQRLHNIGKREDQRLGDAGSLAAALDGKTVTIAAKVGEEGRLFGSVTAPMVHEAILEQLGVDIDRRKIETHGHIKDMGPHVVDISIYREVKAQVTVDVVAEGAVAEAVAPEVKSVEMTDATEGDEADADMGEAVEAPAEFEEAEAEDEAQDADSEVDSVK
- the rpsR gene encoding 30S ribosomal protein S18; the protein is MTDYGRKPRRKYCQFCKDHSEYIDYKDSQMLRKFVTDRGKIKPRRVSGNCAQHQHRLSTAIKRAREMALLPYTVPVVSGRIGKGR
- the ssb gene encoding single-stranded DNA-binding protein — encoded protein: MSINRVVISGNLTRDPELRATPSGMSVLKMGIAVNDRRKNAQSGEWEDVPNFFDVTVFGSRGESLSRFLSKGSKVAVEGKLRWSQWETKEGDKRSKVEIIADDIEFMSSRSEGGAAGGYTPPAAPTAGPSETLEDDIPF
- the rpsF gene encoding 30S ribosomal protein S6; the encoded protein is MKAYELLLLLNPSLDEESRAAVLDKVQNVITADGGVVDNVDPWGKRKLAFELDKLTEGDYTLIDFHTAPAAIAELDRVLHITDSVVRYMLVRREDKE
- a CDS encoding M23 family metallopeptidase; amino-acid sequence: MVRSYARAVALVGLMAAVLGGQQVSVAFGVQVLLGFGESYGSEDGSALHRGVDVAASAGDPVVSPVAGEVSFAGRVPGQAGGSVLVVSVRCGDDVISLSPLERIDVEKGQRVAQGDSIGRLASTGDPSSLQTHLHVSLRRQGVYLDPGSLLAGVAPPTERPAVPAESVSQPGVISGFVPAVEPIVDVPVAQAESGPAPTTAPAAPSLSPEVGRVTEPGVSPVRGSDDVSVMVPEGVTVPLPAYVADAAAISPAVVAVGGYGSGLGVRSSGGSSLLARLGTSVRETTAIVRDSLVSSADGRPSGRGLRSALTQGVRPAKGSHGSESTPVPSTPTTRTLSAAVTWGGLGLLVATLLGVTYLLSRSAFERHILFSQPVSDRFGSMLQHLRAGDTLCGLTSCSGLLPSQSRGRLAQRR